One stretch of Miscanthus floridulus cultivar M001 chromosome 18, ASM1932011v1, whole genome shotgun sequence DNA includes these proteins:
- the LOC136520240 gene encoding receptor-like protein kinase HERK 1, which produces MMATLGRTKWQAVTTFIVLCILSSICICKAQFTPADSYLVDCGSSKSTMVGRRTFSADGASPVKVSTSQDILAGTSANGVASFDNSALYQTARIFTGPSSYTFPIQKQGRHFVRFYFFPFTYQSYDLSLAKFTVSTQDVLLLSDFQQPDKTAPLFKEYSLNITRDTLVISFKPSNGIAFVNAIEVVSVPDDLIADNAQMVDPVQQYTGLSTQPLETVYRVNMGGPKVTPDNDTLSRTWVTDGKYLLNPAVTKNVYGKDVNYKKGGATQLTAPDIVYATATELAAANTSNAVFNMTWQFDVDAGFSYLVRFHFCDIVSKALNQLYFSAYIGGFSAQSNIDLSTLSDSQLATPVYIDVVLSSNDASSKLGISIGPSTLSNVLPDGILNGLEVMKISTGGSAFTVGSGSGNKNWGVILGAALGGFGLFIIVVVLVLLCRRKKTLEKQHSKTWMPFSINGLTSLSTGSRTSYGTTLTSGLNGSYGYRFAFSVLQEATNNFDENWVIGVGGFGKVYKGVMRDETKVAVKRGNPKSQQGLNEFRTEIELLSRLRHRHLVSLIGYCDERNEMILVYEYMEKGTLKSHLYGSDNPSLDWKQRLEVCIGAARGLHYLHTGSAKAIIHRDVKSANILLDENLLAKVADFGLSKTGPELDQTHVSTAVKGSFGYLDPEYFRRQQLTEKSDVYSFGVVLLEVLCARPVIDPTLPREMVNLAEWGMKWQKRGELHQIIDQRISGTIRPDSLRKFGETVEKCLADYGVERPSMGDVLWNLEYVLQLQDADSTVSDVNSMNRIVELPSQVQNVGTLESISVTMAEAGASNEPDHDLSDVSMSRVFSQLIKAEGR; this is translated from the coding sequence ATGATGGCTACTTTGGGGAGGACGAAGTGGCAAGCTGTAACAACCTTCATCGTGCTATGCATCTTGTCATCCATTTGCATCTGCAAAGCGCAATTCACGCCTGCGGACAGCTACCTTGTTGACTGTGGGTCCTCCAAGAGCACAATGGTTGGCCGGAGGACCTTCTCAGCGGATGGCGCATCTCCGGTGAAGGTGTCCACCTCCCAGGATATACTCGCAGGCACCTCAGCAAATGGGGTGGCCTCTTTTGATAACTCGGCGCTGTACCAGACTGCCCGAATCTTCACCGGGCCGTCATCCTACACTTTCCCTATCCAGAAGCAGGGCCGGCATTTCGTTCGGTTCTACTTCTTCCCCTTCACCTACCAGAGCTATGATCTTTCACTTGCCAAATTTACTGTGTCCACCCAAGATGTTCTCCTGCTTAGTGACTTCCAGCAACCAGACAAGACCGCACCCTTGTTCAAGGAGTACTCCCTGAATATCACCCGCGACACGCTCGTGATTTCCTTCAAGCCATCAAATGGAATTGCATTTGTCAATGCAATTGAGGTGGTCTCTGTCCCAGATGATCTCATCGCTGATAATGCACAAATGGTCGACCCTGTCCAGCAGTACACTGGTTTGTCGACACAGCCACTGGAGACAGTGTATCGGGTTAACATGGGTGGTCCGAAGGTCACTCCTGACAATGATACCCTCTCGAGGACCTGGGTGACTGATGGAAAGTACTTGTTGAACCCAGCTGTGACCAAAAATGTTTATGGCAAGGATGTCAACTATAAGAAGGGTGGAGCAACTCAGCTGACAGCCCCTGATATTGTCTATGCTACAGCTACAGAGTTGGCAGCAGCGAATACATCAAATGCTGTTTTCAACATGACATGGCAGTTTGATGTGGATGCTGGCTTCAGCTATTTGGTAAGGTTTCACTTCTGTGATATTGTCAGTAAGGCACTTAACCAGCTCTACTTCAGTGCATATATTGGAGGCTTTTCTGCGCAGAGTAATATTGATCTCTCAACATTGTCTGATAGTCAGTTGGCTACACCTGTCTATATAGATGTGGTTCTCTCATCAAATGATGCATCCAGCAAACTTGGCATCAGCATTGGCCCATCGACCTTGAGCAATGTATTGCCTGACGGGATTCTGAATGGGCTTGAGGTTATGAAGATAAGTACCGGAGGTTCTGCTTTCACTGTTGGGTCTGGCAGTGGAAACAAAAATTGGGGTGTGATTCTTGGTGCAGCCCTAGGAGGTTTTGGACTGTTTATAATTGTTGTTGTTCTTGTGCTTCTCTGCCGGAGGAAAAAGACTCTGGAAAAGCAGCATTCGAAGACTTGGATGCCTTTCTCTATCAATGGGCTCACCTCTCTCAGCACAGGAAGCAGGACGTCTTATGGTACTACTCTCACATCAGGGCTGAATGGAAGCTATGGATACCGCTTTGCCTTCAGTGTCCTCCAAGAAGCAACGAACAATTTTGATGAGAACTGGGTCATTggagttggaggctttggaaaGGTCTACAAGGGAGTGATGAGGGATGAGACCAAGGTTGCAGTGAAGCGTGGAAACCCAAAGTCTCAGCAAGGTCTCAACGAGTTCCGTACAGAGATTGAGCTCCTCTCACGTCTGCGCCACCGCCATTTGGTGTCTCTGATTGGGTACTGTGATGAAAGGAACGAAATGATCTTGGTCTATGAGTATATGGAGAAAGGCACTCTCAAGAGCCATCTCTATGGCTCCGATAACCCCTCACTCGATTGGAAGCAGAGGCTGGAGGTTTGCATTGGAGCAGCAAGGGGGTTGCACTATCTTCACACTGGATCTGCAAAGGCCATTATCCATCGTGATGTCAAGTCCGCAAACATCTTGCTTGATGAGAACCTCCTTGCGAAGGTTGCTGACTTTGGGCTATCAAAGACTGGGCCTGAGCTTGACCAAACTCATGTCAGCACTGCGGTGAAGGGCAGCTTCGGGTATCTTGATCCTGAATATTTCCGGAGGCAGCAGCTGACTGAGAAGTCAGATGTCTACTCTTTTGGTGTTGTTTTGCTTGAGGTTCTTTGTGCAAGGCCAGTGATTGACCCTACACTTCCTAGGGAGATGGTGAACCTGGCCGAGTGGGGAATGAAGTGGCAGAAGAGAGGAGAGTTGCATCAGATCATCGACCAGAGAATCTCTGGCACCATCAGGCCAGATTCTCTGAGGAAGTTTGGCGAAACAGTGGAGAAGTGCCTGGCAGACTATGGTGTGGAACGGCCATCAATGGGAGACGTCCTGTGGAACCTGGAGTACGTTCTGCAGCTTCAGGATGCTGATTCCACAGTCTCGGATGTGAACAGCATGAACCGTATTGTGGaactcccatcacaggttcagaACGTCGGCACCCTTGAGAGCATCAGCGTGACAATGGCAGAAGCTGGAGCGTCAAACGAGCCTGATCATGACCTCTCTGATGTGTCGATGAGCCGAGTCTTCTCTCAGCTGATCAAAGCCGAGGGAAGGTAA